CCGCCGGACTCGATCTCGGGGGGCGCGAGGCCACCCAGGCAGCTATAGATCTTGTTGCGCTCGGGGTGGCGCAGGGCTTCTTCCTCGGTCAGGAAGCCATTGTCGACCATCTGCTGCACCTTAGAATGGTCGCGCGTGTGGCTCAGGATGGCACCCTTGCGGAAATGATAGAGGCGGGAATCACCAGCGTGCGCCCAATAGGCGGTGCCGTCCTGCACCAGACAGGCGATACAGGTGGTGCGCGGCGTCTCGAGCAGGTGATGGTTGGCGGAATAATTGAGGATCGCGTCGTGCGCCTTCGCCAGCGAATCGACCAGGAAGGCCGCCGGGGCGTTGATGACGGGGCGCGCGCGTTTCTGGAACTGATCGGCCAGCAACTCGATGGTGATCTGCGAGGCCACCTCGCCGTGAAGATGGCCGCCCATGCCATCGGCGACTACCAGCAGCAAGGCGTCGCGGCTATAGGAATACCCAACCCGGTCCTGGTTGTATTTGCGGGCGCCGCGCCGGCTTTCTTGGTAGATGGAGAACTTCATGACCGTTATGGAATATGTTGTCTGGATAATTATAGGGTGATTGCAGGGCGGCGTAAAACGCTAAAGATCAGGCCTAGCGCATGCGAATCTTGGCCAGCGTACCCTTGAGGTTGCTCAGGATTGTGGCCTTGGGCGGCGGTACATGCGGCTTGTGGCTGAGGGCCTTCTGCAGCGCATGCACGCTTTGCGGGCGATCGAGATGGTTGAGCTTCAGGCACCAGTCGACGATATCCAGCAGTTCGTCCGAATACTTGCCTTTCCAGAGCTTCTTGGCCGACGCCAGCTTGTCGTCTTCCAGCCGTGCATCGGCCGCCTGTGGCGCAAAGCCGGCCATGCAGGCAAAGATGCTGGCGCCTACCGCATAGATGTCGGTCCACGGCCCCAAGTGCTCGCGCCCGCGGTACTGCTCGGGGGCCGCGAAGCCGGGCGTGTACATCGGTGTGAACCGCTTCACCTCGCTGGTCAGGGTTTGCCGTGCCGAGCCAAAGTCGAGCAGGACCGGGCTGGAGTCACGCCGGATATAGATGTTGGCGGGCTTGATGTCGAGGTGCAGCAGCTTGTTCAGGTGCACCTCCCGCAGCCCGTTGAGCATGTGATAGAACACATGCCGGATGATGTCCTCGCGTACCGACTGGTGCAGCTGGATCTCGCGCTGCAAGGTGCGGCCGCGCTCATACTCCATGGCCATGTAGACCGTCTCGTTGGCACGGAAGAAATTCAGCACGCGCACCACGTTCGGATGCTGGATGTGCGCCAGCGTCTTGCCTTCGTCGAAGAAGCACTTGAGGCCGAATTTGAACGTCGCGAGCTTGTCGGGGTCTGTAGCGACTATCTTGTCGCCCTCGGTGCGCAATACCAGCGAATTGGGCAGATACTCCTTGATCGCC
The Chitinivorax sp. PXF-14 genome window above contains:
- a CDS encoding PP2C family serine/threonine-protein phosphatase, whose amino-acid sequence is MKFSIYQESRRGARKYNQDRVGYSYSRDALLLVVADGMGGHLHGEVASQITIELLADQFQKRARPVINAPAAFLVDSLAKAHDAILNYSANHHLLETPRTTCIACLVQDGTAYWAHAGDSRLYHFRKGAILSHTRDHSKVQQMVDNGFLTEEEALRHPERNKIYSCLGGLAPPEIESGGKVPLHEGDSLLLCTDGFWGPLPEDELVSFLGNYPVLYALPQLMDRAEVRGGKHGDNLSVLGITWLEEDTASDDKHAVHTKTLPLDSFTTRLKELDAEQIMRADKEVSEMDIEAAIAEIKATIEKYSK
- a CDS encoding serine/threonine protein kinase, with the translated sequence MANQTNRPLPRGYQLLNYTIVKQLSAGGFSIVYLAHDENDKPVAIKEYLPNSLVLRTEGDKIVATDPDKLATFKFGLKCFFDEGKTLAHIQHPNVVRVLNFFRANETVYMAMEYERGRTLQREIQLHQSVREDIIRHVFYHMLNGLREVHLNKLLHLDIKPANIYIRRDSSPVLLDFGSARQTLTSEVKRFTPMYTPGFAAPEQYRGREHLGPWTDIYAVGASIFACMAGFAPQAADARLEDDKLASAKKLWKGKYSDELLDIVDWCLKLNHLDRPQSVHALQKALSHKPHVPPPKATILSNLKGTLAKIRMR